One part of the Lycium ferocissimum isolate CSIRO_LF1 chromosome 8, AGI_CSIRO_Lferr_CH_V1, whole genome shotgun sequence genome encodes these proteins:
- the LOC132066629 gene encoding uncharacterized protein LOC132066629 — translation MLTWQDLCTGKVRGIGKEKESLYILDPATSSSYTSAYHQALVSSVAAPISQPHHPSSSSPSTTTWHQRLGHAPFTVLQHIPSIKNHFLHKDAPICSVCPLSRQTRSPFPIKLKKSDPF, via the exons ATGTTAACATGGCAG GACCTATGCACTGGCAAGGTGAGGGGGATTGGTAAAGAGAAAGAGAGTTTATACATCCTGGATCCTGCcacctcatcatcatataccagtGCATATCATCAGGCTCTTGTTTCCTCTGTTGCAGCCCCTATCTCTCAGCCACATCATCCATCTTCCTCTTCTCCATCTACTACAACTTGGCACCAACGCCTTGGTCATGCTCCATTCACTGTTCTACAacacatcccatcaataaagaATCATTTCTTACATAAAGATGCTCCTATATGTTCAGTTTGTCCTTTATCTAGGCAGACTAGATCTCCTTTCCCCATAAAGCTCAAGAAATCAGATCCCTTTTGA